The following coding sequences are from one Bos taurus isolate L1 Dominette 01449 registration number 42190680 breed Hereford chromosome 26, ARS-UCD2.0, whole genome shotgun sequence window:
- the SYCE1 gene encoding synaptonemal complex central element protein 1 (The RefSeq protein has 1 substitution and aligns at 93% coverage compared to this genomic sequence) — MAGRPGSSNAEAAGAVGPTDEARGQAESSQKIEDLMEMVKKLQKVGSLEPRVEVLINRINEVQQAKKKASEELGDARTVWETLQKELDSLSGEKVRLKEILSKKQETLRVLRLHCQDKENEAQRKQTMLQECKERISALNSQIEQEKNKQRQLRLDFEEQLEDLMGQYKDLWEFHKPERLALEISTLDSGKEQLLKEEKLVEAKLEDVKHRLCSQFGAKGHTINEGLFLRSPEAAAVVHLFEEENRKAQELLEAAAQRQEQLQQKCQQLQQKRQRLKEELEKLGVQVLAQAQSKQEEEAGLGEAANPKPLGVSEEKDQEPSTK, encoded by the exons CCACAGGGCAGGCCGAGTCTTCACAGAAAATTGAAGACTTGATGGAAATGGTGAAGAAGTTGCAGAAAG TGGGAAGCCTAGAGCCCAGGGTTGAGGTCCTGATTAACCGGATTAATGAGGTTCAGCAAG CAAAAAAGAAAGCTAGTGAGGAGCTGGGAGACGCCCGGACTGTCTGGGAGACCCTGCAGAAAGAACTGGACTCAT TGAGTGGAGAGAAAGTACGCCTGAAAGAGATCTTGAGCAAAAAACAAG AGACCCTGAGGGTCCTCCGGCTCCACTGCCAGGATAAGGAGAATGAGGCACAGAG GAAGCAAACCATGCTGCAGGAGTGCAAAGAGCGGATTTCTGCCCTGAACTCCCAGATTGAGCaagaaaagaacaaacagaggCAGCTGAG GTTGGATTTCGAGGAGCAACTGGAGGACCTGATGGGCCAGTATAAGGACCTGTGGGAATTCCAC AAACCAGAGCGGCTGGCCCTGGAGATCAGCACCCTGGACAGCGGCAAGGAGCAGTTGCTTAAGGAAG AGAAGCTGGTGGAGGCAAAGCTGGAGGATGTGAAGCATCGTCTGTGCTCGCAGTTTGGAGCCAAGGGCCACACAATCAATGAAGGGCTCTTCCTCCGCAGCCCGGAGGCAGCAGCTGTGGT TCATCTGTTTGAGGAGGAGAACAGGAAAGCCCAGGAGCTGCTGGAGGCTGCTGCCCAGCGCCAGGAGCAGCTGCAACAGAAgtgtcagcagctgcagcagaagAGGCAGAG GCTGAAGGAGGAGCTGGAAAAACTTGGGGTACAGGTCCTTGCCCAAGCCCAGAGCAAGCAAGAGGAGGAGGCTGGCCTAGGAGAAGCT GCCAATCCCAAGCCCCTTGGAGTCAGTGAGGAGAAAGACCAAGAGCCATCCACCAAGTAG